CTGCCGGAAAGATTTCCGATGGAGGAGGCGGCATTCCCCAAAGTCACCGCCGGGCTGCCGCCGGAAAGCGTGAGACTGGCGGCCGGATTGACCCACGGCCGGTTAAGCTGGAGCACGGAGGTCGCGCCATTCATCACGACCCCGGCGAGAGAATTGAGGCCACCCGATGCGTCATTGATCAGTCGCGAGCGGGTACCCACCGTGACCGTACCAGTGCCGAGCGCGTTGGCAGCTCCGGCGCGCAAGCCAGCGAAGTCGTCACCGCTGGCCAGATGATCCACTGCCCAATCGCCGGTGAAGGAATTGTTCGCAGAGTTGACCGAGACCTGGCGGATATCCCCCGCGAGCACTACTGCGTTGCTTTCCGAAACGATCGCAATGTGGCCGCTGCCGGACAGCGCTCCGGTGAGGCTCGCGCTGTTCGCGTAGCTGCCACCCGTGATGCGGAGAAAGGAGCTGTCGGCATTCGTGATCGCGGCGGAGACGGTGTGGGTCGAGCTTCCGGTCGAGGCGCTAAAGCGGATCGCCCCGCCCCCTTCCAAGGTCACGGGAGGCAAGTTGTAGGAGACATTTTGGTTCTGGCTTGCGTGGAGCCTCGCCAGATTGAGCGTGCCGCCGTTTTGGATCCGCAGGCTGCGGGCGAAGAAGGCCTGGCTATTTATACCGGTGTTGTTCGACGTCACGAGGTGCGCCACGGCGTAGTCATCTCCCGTCCCCTGGGTGCCAGCGACCGGAGCGGCTGCGCCGCTCGTCCAGGTCGTATCAGCATTCCACGGTCCATTCGCGATCGAGGTATAGTGGTCGTCGATGACCAGAGTCGCCGAGGCAGGACTGCCGGCGACGAACGACGAGGTCGGCGTGGGCGTCAGCGTGACCGTTTTGACAGGCCCTGGTGGGGCTGCGATGGGCGTCAAAGTGACCGTCCCGCTCAACTCCCCGGCTTGCAGCCAGATGCTGGTCGGCAGCGGTTGATAATCGGTGCCGGTCACCCCGCTCCCCGAAATGCTGAAAGGAACCGTCAAATTGCCAATCGGATGGCTGCGCGTGATGACGAAACTCGCTGCCACTGGACCGGAGCGCGAAGGCACGCCGGAGGTGGTGACCGTTACCTCGGGCAGTGGCGGCTGGAGGGCGGTGAAGCTCACCGGTGCCGAATCAATCGAGTAGCCCCAATCGCCGAAATTCGCCCGCGCCGTCACCGTGCGTGGCCCCGGATTCAGCGCGGCCACGGTGCATTGGTAGGGCTCGCTGGTCGCGTTGCCGACCACGGTGGTGCCGTCGAGGAAATCGACGCTCTTCACCAGATGGCCGCCTTCGGAGACCTCCGCTTCGAGCACCGCATTGAGCGGTTGGATCGATGACCCGGCAATCGGCTCGTGGACGTGCAACTCGGGCGGATGCGTCGCCTGCTGGTAGAGCGACTCGATGTGCGCGGGGGAGAGGGTCTGGTTATAGACGCGCACGTCATCCAGCCAGCCCTTGAAATAACGCGCCGGGTTCCCCGGTTCCCACGCAAGATACATCCAGCTGTTGAAGGCCTCCGAGGTAATCTCCGTGGCGTGGGTGGCGCTCTGTAGGCCCGCCGCCGTCCGCAGGTGCAGCGTCACTCCCGTCGGCGAGACCGCCATCGCCGCGAGGCACCATTCGCCATCCGGCACCGTCAGCGCCGGCGAGGGCGCAAAGGTGTAGCCCGCATCGTTCCAATGGTAGCGCAGCTCATGGCCCTCTCCGAAGCCAAAGCCCGCCGCCGACGAGCCGCCGCGGGTGAACACGAAGGGAGCCCACGGGTTCTGCGCGCCATTGCGCTTCACCCATGTGGTCATGGTCAGCGTGGCGGTGTTGTAGTTGGGCGCCGGGAATGAGCTCTCGCCGCCACCGCCATTGAAATACGCACCGCGGCCGGTCACCGCATTCGCTCCGGGCTCACCGGGCACCACGCCACTGAACTGGCGGAAGCCATTGTGCGAGGATCGCCGCGCGTTGATCACCCCAAAGCCGTCGTAGATGCCTTCGTCGAGATTCCAATGGTCCACGGGGAACAGCGACTCCCCGACCGGACCGACCGCCACGTAACCGGTGCCGGTACGCCCGGTGACATCCTGGATGCGGTAGGAGAAGCTGTCCGTCCCGGTGGTGAAGCCGGTCGCCGGGGTATAGACGATTTCATCGCGCCCGCCGGGACCGGTGCCCACCGAGCGCACCAGCGTGCCCCCCTCGACCGACAGTGAAGGGAAAGAGAGCAGCGTGAGGGCGTCGCCATTCGAGTCGGAGTCATTCGCCAGCACGTCGATCGCCACGTTGCTGCCGCTCAGGAAAACCGCGCGGTCCATGTTTGCCCGCGGTGGCAGGGGAAAGGCGTAGGGGCCGAGGGCGTCCAGGATGCCGGTCCGGCCGTTACGGTGGGAGATGATCTTCGCAAGCTCCGAGGAGGAGAAGCGCGACAAGGAATTGTCCGACATGATCGTCGGCCCCTCCGGCTTGCCGCCGCCCTCGTAGTGGCTGGAGCCCCAATTGTGACCGGCTTCATGACGCCAGATCACCGAGAAGTCGCCATTCACGTCGGTGCCGTTCGCCGAGTAGCGGCTGGCCGTGCCAATCACCCCGACATAAGCCAAGCCACCCCCCGCCCCCGGCCGGGCCACCAGCGCAAGGTCGTGCGTCGTGCCGACAGGCACCACTGAAGTCCACTGTGTCCGCAGTTCCGGCAGCAGTCCGCTGGTGCTTGCCCCGTGCACCACGTACGGGTCGGTGGCCGACGAAGAACGGACGATCACCTTGCCGATCCGGTGCAGCAGCGCGGCATCCCGGAGATAGGAGAGGTTGGACGCCATCACCGAAAATTCCGCCATCTCCACGGCGGCATCCACGTCCGAACCCGTCGTCACGTACTGCTGGTTCGTCGCATCGATCCCGACTTCCGCTTCGCGCACGATCGAGCCCGCGCCGCCGGCACCGGTCACGGTGGTCGGCCACACCGGCTGCCAATTCGTGCTCCCGCGGATCGACGCGGTGCTGCCGGTGCTGCTCCATTCGACGCCGCTCTCAAAGCTGATCCGGCACAGCAACGTGCCGTCCGGCTTCAGCAGGCCCGCGGCAATCGCGCCCGGCTGATTGGCGATCGTCCCGAAGTAGATCCGCGACTCGCGCGGGGTGTAGGCGTTGAACGCGCCCGCATCGTCCTGCACCAGCACCCCGAAATTCGTGCTCCGGATCGGATGGGCGACAAAATCCACCGTCACCGATTCGCTCGCCGTGGCGACGGCGCGGCGGAACGATGCCGGGGGCGCTTGCCCGAAGCCACAGGACAGGGAGGCGGCGGCGAAGAGACCCGACAACCGCACGATGCGTGGGATGAAGGCGCGAATACGGGGAGGATTTTCCATCACTTGAGGGATCCTTAGGCGTCGAACTATGCCACGATAAGGCGAAATTCTTCAAAAAATCCGGCGAACCGTGCTCATCCGTGACCCCGCAACGGTACAAGAGTAGGCCGCCAAGGTCCCACCCTTGGCGGCCCGAATCATTTCCTGCCCACACCCGTAGGCTGCAGAAGCGATTTTGTGCTGTTCACCCTTACATGAAAACAACGCGGAGCGCGGTCTTCATGGTCATAGACCCTTCAGG
The genomic region above belongs to Luteolibacter arcticus and contains:
- a CDS encoding LamG-like jellyroll fold domain-containing protein; protein product: MENPPRIRAFIPRIVRLSGLFAAASLSCGFGQAPPASFRRAVATASESVTVDFVAHPIRSTNFGVLVQDDAGAFNAYTPRESRIYFGTIANQPGAIAAGLLKPDGTLLCRISFESGVEWSSTGSTASIRGSTNWQPVWPTTVTGAGGAGSIVREAEVGIDATNQQYVTTGSDVDAAVEMAEFSVMASNLSYLRDAALLHRIGKVIVRSSSATDPYVVHGASTSGLLPELRTQWTSVVPVGTTHDLALVARPGAGGGLAYVGVIGTASRYSANGTDVNGDFSVIWRHEAGHNWGSSHYEGGGKPEGPTIMSDNSLSRFSSSELAKIISHRNGRTGILDALGPYAFPLPPRANMDRAVFLSGSNVAIDVLANDSDSNGDALTLLSFPSLSVEGGTLVRSVGTGPGGRDEIVYTPATGFTTGTDSFSYRIQDVTGRTGTGYVAVGPVGESLFPVDHWNLDEGIYDGFGVINARRSSHNGFRQFSGVVPGEPGANAVTGRGAYFNGGGGESSFPAPNYNTATLTMTTWVKRNGAQNPWAPFVFTRGGSSAAGFGFGEGHELRYHWNDAGYTFAPSPALTVPDGEWCLAAMAVSPTGVTLHLRTAAGLQSATHATEITSEAFNSWMYLAWEPGNPARYFKGWLDDVRVYNQTLSPAHIESLYQQATHPPELHVHEPIAGSSIQPLNAVLEAEVSEGGHLVKSVDFLDGTTVVGNATSEPYQCTVAALNPGPRTVTARANFGDWGYSIDSAPVSFTALQPPLPEVTVTTSGVPSRSGPVAASFVITRSHPIGNLTVPFSISGSGVTGTDYQPLPTSIWLQAGELSGTVTLTPIAAPPGPVKTVTLTPTPTSSFVAGSPASATLVIDDHYTSIANGPWNADTTWTSGAAAPVAGTQGTGDDYAVAHLVTSNNTGINSQAFFARSLRIQNGGTLNLARLHASQNQNVSYNLPPVTLEGGGAIRFSASTGSSTHTVSAAITNADSSFLRITGGSYANSASLTGALSGSGHIAIVSESNAVVLAGDIRQVSVNSANNSFTGDWAVDHLASGDDFAGLRAGAANALGTGTVTVGTRSRLINDASGGLNSLAGVVMNGATSVLQLNRPWVNPAASLTLSGGSPAVTLGNAASSIGNLSGSTGTISGSGVSSALTVQQTTDATFAGGLGTQLRLIKTGLAVLRLTGALDASLKLTLSAGSLSFGETAVAVGSLTQTGGTLRLPLATVAPLTLSGSYACTGGTLTVVSETVPATGVAYPVVAYQGVLPSQPAFVFEGPLAPHMSASVDYGSGANPVIRVTFSIDPYPAWAAGHGLTGDDALPAADPDDDGVANREEMLLGFDPVDPMSRLEMMLVTMDEATVTLKLNRVITGGTFSLETSEGLLAPWASTPIPVAADADDFEFQAPRSGGTQFFRAVFQAP